In Procambarus clarkii isolate CNS0578487 chromosome 58, FALCON_Pclarkii_2.0, whole genome shotgun sequence, one genomic interval encodes:
- the LOC138353499 gene encoding uncharacterized protein yields MAVEANNKVWGRFKPHPSVHNRNIHRQSCRIIKEVQKWAISRWESETRRKLASGRVGSKVWWSLVKNRQGYSSEDTIPPLNRKDGTVATSNQVKAALLANHFAAMMQVTDPERQPPHLAPSTVSRMTEVVIKQAQVLHLLNTLDTSKAVGPDKVSPRLLRSCADLRTRFLLLLLAPPLTCLFQLCLVQEIWPSLWKKVDFVPVHKKKSRSLVGNYRPVSLLSITDKILESLIAQQII; encoded by the coding sequence ATGGCAGTTGAAGCCAATAACAAGGTCTGGGGGAGGTTTAAACCTCATCCTTCGGttcataacagaaacattcatagacaatcttgtcgaataataaaagaagttcaaaagtgggctatatccagatgggaatccgaaactcgaagaaaacttgcatctggaagggttggatccaaggtctggtggtcTTTGGTGAAGAATCGACAGGGgtactcatctgaggacacaatcccgCCTCTAAACAGAAAAGATGGtactgtggcaaccagcaatcaggtTAAGGCTGCTctactggcaaaccactttgctgcCATGATGCAAGTTACTGATCCTGagcgtcagcctccacatcttgccccaagcactgtgtctaggatgactgaagtggttataaagCAGGCTcaagttctccatctccttaacacgctagacacaagcaaagctgtggggccagataaggtcagtccaagatTACTACGCAGCTGCGCTGACCTGCGTACGAGATTTCTTCTCCTTCTcctggctccacctctcacgtgcCTCTTCCAACTCTGCCTAGTTCAAGAaatttggccctccttatggaagaaggtagactttgttccagtgcacaaaaagaagagccgctcgCTAGTTggaaactacagaccagtgtcactgctttccattactgacaagatcctagaatcattaattgctcagcaaattatataa